In the Euphorbia lathyris chromosome 5, ddEupLath1.1, whole genome shotgun sequence genome, one interval contains:
- the LOC136230237 gene encoding uncharacterized protein isoform X4, whose translation MDSYQQQHHRYMRPPVPPPSSDPHHYLHHQSRPPLPPQAPWYPNHFQYNQPPPPPSSHSPSPPPPQQWAAPPHSDHLSHPPLPPSAYPPPPPPPNPYSSYHPQPGQQFPPPPPRPHLPPPPSHSQITQSYPQVNQEWGNPNCGQHQGWDYQGSHNNVEDWAARARAWATQNAAMEDQNHQSQFTQASGMEEQNRYHDQYQQTPDSHYQDIQQQPYPASGYQQFPVSAAPSQQQPIVYQQENSSLSSGQSSNDSHFSYTVGGGTSYGAPTTSSSVLQQEVPSSYSSVTGKEEATVKMDQPYKSLPLPISSTQEGQHQLPLSGLGGSALAEQSFAYGNQGADLTTDLSNQPLEFASNFGRDHDPHMQTSYGSHHDSAGSVRGHGPVPPLPSINSWAPAVTGAVYPPIPPGHPLGHQHDPSVAVPSVSGHAPPPFGSFPGTSFQPTIPTAGAPYGLGSGTVLLPSTGFPGDAYGISNVTERPKKASVPNWLKEEIIKNASVITRTSLEHPKEETQSIEDEGVEKSSGKGDQADSKSIDSSRSTEEEDEDEDDIEAARTVAINQEIKRILTEVLLKVTDELFDEIATKVLDDDDLTDEVDCSKVTLNDKVSPSPPEVPTPKASAKVLVPVKAKESANEDTSEKSSSSAPGNVLGLANYASDDDDDDDDDDEIKSSTISNSREKNVLQQPSIAKISEGLSDATENGRSPVDNGKNIEEQIDLETEQVKTSNNKSRRQINATTSELSEHKYLSTVVSGTRDVETIVDGSKISHTSNGSGSKATFGEIAIDDSQVRGTKTKLYEDQQHERKRNYYGKEKDIKEAERRSRADEKGDGNHRKQDEKHPRKQKIDDRNSSIEKTKVQGDRTREKVKESDSRKKSSHLDVKEDRKELERLHRSSAKENDDRKRGRGKDKEEDRARHKLTSDSSKHKRRRSSSTSSKGRNSKDNYSSDEASDGSKRRLHSRKRNLSPSPVRSRRRQVSRSPHSKHSQRRHSPYSSIEKTRGRRSRSKSPVRRHR comes from the exons ATGGATTCTTACCAGCAGCAACATCATAGATATATGCGGCCACCGGTTCCTCCGCCGTCTTCCGATCCCCACCACTATCTCCACCACCAGTCAAGACCACCTCTTCCTCCACAAGCCCCATGGTATCCCAATCATTTTCAGTACAAccaaccaccaccaccaccatctTCGcattctccttctcctccacCTCCTCAGCAGTGGGCTGCGCCTCCTCACTCCGACCATCTCTCTCATCCACCTCTTCCCCCTTCAGCTTATCCTCCTCCTCCGCCACCCCCTAATCCTTATTCTTCTTATCATCCTCAACCAGGCCAGCAGTTCCCGCCCCCTCCTCCTCGCCCCCACTTGCCCCCTCCTCCTTCCCATTCTCAGATTACCCAATCTTACCCACAGGTTAATCAG GAATGGGGAAACCCAAATTGCGGGCAGCACCAAGGATGGGACTACCAAG GATCTCATAACAATGTGGAGGATTGGGCTGCTAGAGCCAGAGCATGGGCAACTCAAAATGCTGCTATGGAAGATCAAAATCATCAGTCACAGTTTACCCAAGCTAGTGGAATGGAAGAACAAAATCGGTATCATGACCAATACCAGCAAACTCCTGATTCTCATTATCAAGATATTCAACAACAGCCATATCCTGCATCAGGTTATCAGCAGTTTCCCGTTTCTGCTGCACCTTCACAACAGCAACCTATAGTTTATCAGCAGGAAAATTCATCTCTCAGCTCTGGACAATCATCTAATGATTCACATTTTTCTTACACTGTTGGAGGTGGAACTTCTTATGGAGCACCAACTACAAGTTCATCTGTTCTTCAGCAGGAGGTACCTTCTAGTTATTCTTCTGTTACAG GTAAAGAAGAGGCTACAGTTAAGATGGATCAGCCTTACAAATCATTGCCTTTGCCCATATCCTCTACGCAAGAAGGACAGCATCAATTGCCGTTGTCTGGGCTTGGTGGATCGGCTCTGGCTGAACAGTCCTTTGCATATGGTAATCAGGGAGCTGATCTTACTACTGACCTTAGCAACCAGCCtttagaatttgcatccaactTTGGCCGTGATCATGATCCACATATGCAAACAAGTTATGGCAGTCATCATGATTCAGCAGGAAGTGTAAGAGGTCATGGCCCAGTCCCTCCACTGCCTTCTATTAATTCATGGGCTCCTGCTGTTACTGGTGCTGTTTACCCTCCAATACCACCTGGTCATCCATTGGGGCATCAG catgATCCCTCTGTGGCCGTACCTTCTGTTTCTGGACATGCTCCACCACCCTTTGGAAGCTTCCCTGGAACAAGTTTTCAGCCAACAATACCAACTGCCGGTGCGCCATATGGTCTTGGTTCGGGAACTGTACTTCTTCCATCTACTGGTTTCCCGGGTGATGCTTATGGGATTTCTAATGTTACTGAACGCCCAAAAAAG GCTTCTGTACCCAATTGGCTTAAAGAAGAAATAATTAAGAATGCTTCTGTGATCACAAGGACTTCTCTAGAGCATCCTAAAGAGGAAACTCAATCCATTGAGGATGAGGGTGTTGAAAAGTCTTCTGGGAAAGGGGATCAGGCAGATAGCAAAAGTATTGATTCTTCGAGGTCAACTGAAGAAgaggatgaagatgag GATGACATAGAAGCTGCTCGAACTGTAGCCATTAATCAAGAAATAAAGCGCATTTTGACTGAAGTTCTTCTAAAG GTTACTGATGAGCTCTTTGATGAAATTGCAACAAAAGttcttgatgatgatgatctGACTGATGAAG TTGATTGCAGTAAAGTTACTTTAAATGATAAGGTTTCCCCATCTCCTCCAGAAGTCCCAACTCCCAAGGCTTCTGCAAAGGTTCTAGTGCCAGTAAAGGCCAAGGAGTCTGCGAATGAAGATACAAGTGAAAAATCCAGTTCTAGTGCCCCTGGAAATGTGTTGGGCCTTGCTAACTAtgcatctgatgatgatgatgatgatgatgatgatgatgaaatcAAGAGTTCAACCATCTCAAATTCTAGGGAAAAAAATGTACTTCAGCAACCTAGCATTGCAAAAATTTCAGAAGGTTTATCTGATGCAACTGAAAATGGCAGATCACCTGTAGATAATGGAAAAAACATTGAGGAACAGATAGATTTGGAGACTGAACAAGTTAAAACAAGCAATAACAAATCCAGAAGACAAATCAATGCTACTACTAGTGAGTTGAGTGAACATAAATATTTGTCCACTGTGGTGTCTGGAACCAGGGATGTTGAAACTATTGTTGACGGAAGCAAAATATCACACACTTCTAATGGGTCTGGTTCAAAAGCTACTTTTGGTGAAATTGCCATAGATGATTCTCAAGTTAGGGGGACAAAGACGAAACTGTATGAAGATCAACAGCATGAACGAAAACGAAATTACtatggaaaagaaaaagatattaAAGAGGCTGAGCGGAGGAGCCGGGCAGATGAGAAAGGAGATGGAAATCATAGGAAACAGGATGAAAAGCATCCGAGGAAACAAAAGATAGATGATCGTAATTCCTCAATTGAAAAAACAAAAGTACAAGGTGACAGGACTCGAGAAAAAGTAAAAGAATCAGATTCAAGAAAAAAGTCGTCCCATCTTGATGTTAAGGAGGACAGGAAAGAGTTGGAGAGACTTCACAGATCAAGTGCCAAAGAAAATGATGATAGGAAAAGAGGCCGGGGAAAGGATAAGGAGGAAGATAGAGCAAGGCATAAACTAACCAGTGACTCAAGCAAGCACAAGAGAAGGCGTTCCTCTTCAACAAGCAGCAAGGGTCGGAACAGCAAAGATAACTATTCAAGTGATGAAGCATCAGATGGTTCTAAGAG ACGATTACATTCAAGAAAACGAAACTTATCTCCATCACCTGTCAGATCCAGGAGAAG
- the LOC136230237 gene encoding uncharacterized protein isoform X2, with product MDSYQQQHHRYMRPPVPPPSSDPHHYLHHQSRPPLPPQAPWYPNHFQYNQPPPPPSSHSPSPPPPQQWAAPPHSDHLSHPPLPPSAYPPPPPPPNPYSSYHPQPGQQFPPPPPRPHLPPPPSHSQITQSYPQVNQEWGNPNCGQHQGWDYQGSHNNVEDWAARARAWATQNAAMEDQNHQSQFTQASGMEEQNRYHDQYQQTPDSHYQDIQQQPYPASGYQQFPVSAAPSQQQPIVYQQENSSLSSGQSSNDSHFSYTVGGGTSYGAPTTSSSVLQQEVPSSYSSVTGKEEATVKMDQPYKSLPLPISSTQEGQHQLPLSGLGGSALAEQSFAYGNQGADLTTDLSNQPLEFASNFGRDHDPHMQTSYGSHHDSAGSVRGHGPVPPLPSINSWAPAVTGAVYPPIPPGHPLGHQHDPSVAVPSVSGHAPPPFGSFPGTSFQPTIPTAGAPYGLGSGTVLLPSTGFPGDAYGISNVTERPKKASVPNWLKEEIIKNASVITRTSLEHPKEETQSIEDEGVEKSSGKGDQADSKSIDSSRSTEEEDEDEDDIEAARTVAINQEIKRILTEVLLKVTDELFDEIATKVLDDDDLTDEVDCSKVTLNDKVSPSPPEVPTPKASAKVLVPVKAKESANEDTSEKSSSSAPGNVLGLANYASDDDDDDDDDDEIKSSTISNSREKNVLQQPSIAKISEGLSDATENGRSPVDNGKNIEEQIDLETEQVKTSNNKSRRQINATTSELSEHKYLSTVVSGTRDVETIVDGSKISHTSNGSGSKATFGEIAIDDSQVRGTKTKLYEDQQHERKRNYYGKEKDIKEAERRSRADEKGDGNHRKQDEKHPRKQKIDDRNSSIEKTKVQGDRTREKVKESDSRKKSSHLDVKEDRKELERLHRSSAKENDDRKRGRGKDKEEDRARHKLTSDSSKHKRRRSSSTSSKGRNSKDNYSSDEASDGSKRRLHSRKRNLSPSPVRSRRRQVSRSPHSKHSQRRHSPYSSIEKTRYVALPYLTLCSTGESIRLENFLLETFPWFNNCTNYSQGKEVKVQITCEATSVIQGMFYRDATMENQ from the exons ATGGATTCTTACCAGCAGCAACATCATAGATATATGCGGCCACCGGTTCCTCCGCCGTCTTCCGATCCCCACCACTATCTCCACCACCAGTCAAGACCACCTCTTCCTCCACAAGCCCCATGGTATCCCAATCATTTTCAGTACAAccaaccaccaccaccaccatctTCGcattctccttctcctccacCTCCTCAGCAGTGGGCTGCGCCTCCTCACTCCGACCATCTCTCTCATCCACCTCTTCCCCCTTCAGCTTATCCTCCTCCTCCGCCACCCCCTAATCCTTATTCTTCTTATCATCCTCAACCAGGCCAGCAGTTCCCGCCCCCTCCTCCTCGCCCCCACTTGCCCCCTCCTCCTTCCCATTCTCAGATTACCCAATCTTACCCACAGGTTAATCAG GAATGGGGAAACCCAAATTGCGGGCAGCACCAAGGATGGGACTACCAAG GATCTCATAACAATGTGGAGGATTGGGCTGCTAGAGCCAGAGCATGGGCAACTCAAAATGCTGCTATGGAAGATCAAAATCATCAGTCACAGTTTACCCAAGCTAGTGGAATGGAAGAACAAAATCGGTATCATGACCAATACCAGCAAACTCCTGATTCTCATTATCAAGATATTCAACAACAGCCATATCCTGCATCAGGTTATCAGCAGTTTCCCGTTTCTGCTGCACCTTCACAACAGCAACCTATAGTTTATCAGCAGGAAAATTCATCTCTCAGCTCTGGACAATCATCTAATGATTCACATTTTTCTTACACTGTTGGAGGTGGAACTTCTTATGGAGCACCAACTACAAGTTCATCTGTTCTTCAGCAGGAGGTACCTTCTAGTTATTCTTCTGTTACAG GTAAAGAAGAGGCTACAGTTAAGATGGATCAGCCTTACAAATCATTGCCTTTGCCCATATCCTCTACGCAAGAAGGACAGCATCAATTGCCGTTGTCTGGGCTTGGTGGATCGGCTCTGGCTGAACAGTCCTTTGCATATGGTAATCAGGGAGCTGATCTTACTACTGACCTTAGCAACCAGCCtttagaatttgcatccaactTTGGCCGTGATCATGATCCACATATGCAAACAAGTTATGGCAGTCATCATGATTCAGCAGGAAGTGTAAGAGGTCATGGCCCAGTCCCTCCACTGCCTTCTATTAATTCATGGGCTCCTGCTGTTACTGGTGCTGTTTACCCTCCAATACCACCTGGTCATCCATTGGGGCATCAG catgATCCCTCTGTGGCCGTACCTTCTGTTTCTGGACATGCTCCACCACCCTTTGGAAGCTTCCCTGGAACAAGTTTTCAGCCAACAATACCAACTGCCGGTGCGCCATATGGTCTTGGTTCGGGAACTGTACTTCTTCCATCTACTGGTTTCCCGGGTGATGCTTATGGGATTTCTAATGTTACTGAACGCCCAAAAAAG GCTTCTGTACCCAATTGGCTTAAAGAAGAAATAATTAAGAATGCTTCTGTGATCACAAGGACTTCTCTAGAGCATCCTAAAGAGGAAACTCAATCCATTGAGGATGAGGGTGTTGAAAAGTCTTCTGGGAAAGGGGATCAGGCAGATAGCAAAAGTATTGATTCTTCGAGGTCAACTGAAGAAgaggatgaagatgag GATGACATAGAAGCTGCTCGAACTGTAGCCATTAATCAAGAAATAAAGCGCATTTTGACTGAAGTTCTTCTAAAG GTTACTGATGAGCTCTTTGATGAAATTGCAACAAAAGttcttgatgatgatgatctGACTGATGAAG TTGATTGCAGTAAAGTTACTTTAAATGATAAGGTTTCCCCATCTCCTCCAGAAGTCCCAACTCCCAAGGCTTCTGCAAAGGTTCTAGTGCCAGTAAAGGCCAAGGAGTCTGCGAATGAAGATACAAGTGAAAAATCCAGTTCTAGTGCCCCTGGAAATGTGTTGGGCCTTGCTAACTAtgcatctgatgatgatgatgatgatgatgatgatgatgaaatcAAGAGTTCAACCATCTCAAATTCTAGGGAAAAAAATGTACTTCAGCAACCTAGCATTGCAAAAATTTCAGAAGGTTTATCTGATGCAACTGAAAATGGCAGATCACCTGTAGATAATGGAAAAAACATTGAGGAACAGATAGATTTGGAGACTGAACAAGTTAAAACAAGCAATAACAAATCCAGAAGACAAATCAATGCTACTACTAGTGAGTTGAGTGAACATAAATATTTGTCCACTGTGGTGTCTGGAACCAGGGATGTTGAAACTATTGTTGACGGAAGCAAAATATCACACACTTCTAATGGGTCTGGTTCAAAAGCTACTTTTGGTGAAATTGCCATAGATGATTCTCAAGTTAGGGGGACAAAGACGAAACTGTATGAAGATCAACAGCATGAACGAAAACGAAATTACtatggaaaagaaaaagatattaAAGAGGCTGAGCGGAGGAGCCGGGCAGATGAGAAAGGAGATGGAAATCATAGGAAACAGGATGAAAAGCATCCGAGGAAACAAAAGATAGATGATCGTAATTCCTCAATTGAAAAAACAAAAGTACAAGGTGACAGGACTCGAGAAAAAGTAAAAGAATCAGATTCAAGAAAAAAGTCGTCCCATCTTGATGTTAAGGAGGACAGGAAAGAGTTGGAGAGACTTCACAGATCAAGTGCCAAAGAAAATGATGATAGGAAAAGAGGCCGGGGAAAGGATAAGGAGGAAGATAGAGCAAGGCATAAACTAACCAGTGACTCAAGCAAGCACAAGAGAAGGCGTTCCTCTTCAACAAGCAGCAAGGGTCGGAACAGCAAAGATAACTATTCAAGTGATGAAGCATCAGATGGTTCTAAGAG ACGATTACATTCAAGAAAACGAAACTTATCTCCATCACCTGTCAGATCCAGGAGAAG
- the LOC136230237 gene encoding uncharacterized protein isoform X1 yields the protein MDSYQQQHHRYMRPPVPPPSSDPHHYLHHQSRPPLPPQAPWYPNHFQYNQPPPPPSSHSPSPPPPQQWAAPPHSDHLSHPPLPPSAYPPPPPPPNPYSSYHPQPGQQFPPPPPRPHLPPPPSHSQITQSYPQVNQEWGNPNCGQHQGWDYQGSHNNVEDWAARARAWATQNAAMEDQNHQSQFTQASGMEEQNRYHDQYQQTPDSHYQDIQQQPYPASGYQQFPVSAAPSQQQPIVYQQENSSLSSGQSSNDSHFSYTVGGGTSYGAPTTSSSVLQQEVPSSYSSVTEGKEEATVKMDQPYKSLPLPISSTQEGQHQLPLSGLGGSALAEQSFAYGNQGADLTTDLSNQPLEFASNFGRDHDPHMQTSYGSHHDSAGSVRGHGPVPPLPSINSWAPAVTGAVYPPIPPGHPLGHQHDPSVAVPSVSGHAPPPFGSFPGTSFQPTIPTAGAPYGLGSGTVLLPSTGFPGDAYGISNVTERPKKASVPNWLKEEIIKNASVITRTSLEHPKEETQSIEDEGVEKSSGKGDQADSKSIDSSRSTEEEDEDEDDIEAARTVAINQEIKRILTEVLLKVTDELFDEIATKVLDDDDLTDEVDCSKVTLNDKVSPSPPEVPTPKASAKVLVPVKAKESANEDTSEKSSSSAPGNVLGLANYASDDDDDDDDDDEIKSSTISNSREKNVLQQPSIAKISEGLSDATENGRSPVDNGKNIEEQIDLETEQVKTSNNKSRRQINATTSELSEHKYLSTVVSGTRDVETIVDGSKISHTSNGSGSKATFGEIAIDDSQVRGTKTKLYEDQQHERKRNYYGKEKDIKEAERRSRADEKGDGNHRKQDEKHPRKQKIDDRNSSIEKTKVQGDRTREKVKESDSRKKSSHLDVKEDRKELERLHRSSAKENDDRKRGRGKDKEEDRARHKLTSDSSKHKRRRSSSTSSKGRNSKDNYSSDEASDGSKRRLHSRKRNLSPSPVRSRRRQVSRSPHSKHSQRRHSPYSSIEKTRYVALPYLTLCSTGESIRLENFLLETFPWFNNCTNYSQGKEVKVQITCEATSVIQGMFYRDATMENQ from the exons ATGGATTCTTACCAGCAGCAACATCATAGATATATGCGGCCACCGGTTCCTCCGCCGTCTTCCGATCCCCACCACTATCTCCACCACCAGTCAAGACCACCTCTTCCTCCACAAGCCCCATGGTATCCCAATCATTTTCAGTACAAccaaccaccaccaccaccatctTCGcattctccttctcctccacCTCCTCAGCAGTGGGCTGCGCCTCCTCACTCCGACCATCTCTCTCATCCACCTCTTCCCCCTTCAGCTTATCCTCCTCCTCCGCCACCCCCTAATCCTTATTCTTCTTATCATCCTCAACCAGGCCAGCAGTTCCCGCCCCCTCCTCCTCGCCCCCACTTGCCCCCTCCTCCTTCCCATTCTCAGATTACCCAATCTTACCCACAGGTTAATCAG GAATGGGGAAACCCAAATTGCGGGCAGCACCAAGGATGGGACTACCAAG GATCTCATAACAATGTGGAGGATTGGGCTGCTAGAGCCAGAGCATGGGCAACTCAAAATGCTGCTATGGAAGATCAAAATCATCAGTCACAGTTTACCCAAGCTAGTGGAATGGAAGAACAAAATCGGTATCATGACCAATACCAGCAAACTCCTGATTCTCATTATCAAGATATTCAACAACAGCCATATCCTGCATCAGGTTATCAGCAGTTTCCCGTTTCTGCTGCACCTTCACAACAGCAACCTATAGTTTATCAGCAGGAAAATTCATCTCTCAGCTCTGGACAATCATCTAATGATTCACATTTTTCTTACACTGTTGGAGGTGGAACTTCTTATGGAGCACCAACTACAAGTTCATCTGTTCTTCAGCAGGAGGTACCTTCTAGTTATTCTTCTGTTACAG AAGGTAAAGAAGAGGCTACAGTTAAGATGGATCAGCCTTACAAATCATTGCCTTTGCCCATATCCTCTACGCAAGAAGGACAGCATCAATTGCCGTTGTCTGGGCTTGGTGGATCGGCTCTGGCTGAACAGTCCTTTGCATATGGTAATCAGGGAGCTGATCTTACTACTGACCTTAGCAACCAGCCtttagaatttgcatccaactTTGGCCGTGATCATGATCCACATATGCAAACAAGTTATGGCAGTCATCATGATTCAGCAGGAAGTGTAAGAGGTCATGGCCCAGTCCCTCCACTGCCTTCTATTAATTCATGGGCTCCTGCTGTTACTGGTGCTGTTTACCCTCCAATACCACCTGGTCATCCATTGGGGCATCAG catgATCCCTCTGTGGCCGTACCTTCTGTTTCTGGACATGCTCCACCACCCTTTGGAAGCTTCCCTGGAACAAGTTTTCAGCCAACAATACCAACTGCCGGTGCGCCATATGGTCTTGGTTCGGGAACTGTACTTCTTCCATCTACTGGTTTCCCGGGTGATGCTTATGGGATTTCTAATGTTACTGAACGCCCAAAAAAG GCTTCTGTACCCAATTGGCTTAAAGAAGAAATAATTAAGAATGCTTCTGTGATCACAAGGACTTCTCTAGAGCATCCTAAAGAGGAAACTCAATCCATTGAGGATGAGGGTGTTGAAAAGTCTTCTGGGAAAGGGGATCAGGCAGATAGCAAAAGTATTGATTCTTCGAGGTCAACTGAAGAAgaggatgaagatgag GATGACATAGAAGCTGCTCGAACTGTAGCCATTAATCAAGAAATAAAGCGCATTTTGACTGAAGTTCTTCTAAAG GTTACTGATGAGCTCTTTGATGAAATTGCAACAAAAGttcttgatgatgatgatctGACTGATGAAG TTGATTGCAGTAAAGTTACTTTAAATGATAAGGTTTCCCCATCTCCTCCAGAAGTCCCAACTCCCAAGGCTTCTGCAAAGGTTCTAGTGCCAGTAAAGGCCAAGGAGTCTGCGAATGAAGATACAAGTGAAAAATCCAGTTCTAGTGCCCCTGGAAATGTGTTGGGCCTTGCTAACTAtgcatctgatgatgatgatgatgatgatgatgatgatgaaatcAAGAGTTCAACCATCTCAAATTCTAGGGAAAAAAATGTACTTCAGCAACCTAGCATTGCAAAAATTTCAGAAGGTTTATCTGATGCAACTGAAAATGGCAGATCACCTGTAGATAATGGAAAAAACATTGAGGAACAGATAGATTTGGAGACTGAACAAGTTAAAACAAGCAATAACAAATCCAGAAGACAAATCAATGCTACTACTAGTGAGTTGAGTGAACATAAATATTTGTCCACTGTGGTGTCTGGAACCAGGGATGTTGAAACTATTGTTGACGGAAGCAAAATATCACACACTTCTAATGGGTCTGGTTCAAAAGCTACTTTTGGTGAAATTGCCATAGATGATTCTCAAGTTAGGGGGACAAAGACGAAACTGTATGAAGATCAACAGCATGAACGAAAACGAAATTACtatggaaaagaaaaagatattaAAGAGGCTGAGCGGAGGAGCCGGGCAGATGAGAAAGGAGATGGAAATCATAGGAAACAGGATGAAAAGCATCCGAGGAAACAAAAGATAGATGATCGTAATTCCTCAATTGAAAAAACAAAAGTACAAGGTGACAGGACTCGAGAAAAAGTAAAAGAATCAGATTCAAGAAAAAAGTCGTCCCATCTTGATGTTAAGGAGGACAGGAAAGAGTTGGAGAGACTTCACAGATCAAGTGCCAAAGAAAATGATGATAGGAAAAGAGGCCGGGGAAAGGATAAGGAGGAAGATAGAGCAAGGCATAAACTAACCAGTGACTCAAGCAAGCACAAGAGAAGGCGTTCCTCTTCAACAAGCAGCAAGGGTCGGAACAGCAAAGATAACTATTCAAGTGATGAAGCATCAGATGGTTCTAAGAG ACGATTACATTCAAGAAAACGAAACTTATCTCCATCACCTGTCAGATCCAGGAGAAG